One Triticum dicoccoides isolate Atlit2015 ecotype Zavitan chromosome 5B, WEW_v2.0, whole genome shotgun sequence genomic window carries:
- the LOC119311796 gene encoding FCS-Like Zinc finger 8-like, which yields MNGAGAGCAQHVGNSSTAPCDGGKGASAVAACAPSFAAPRLLHSSSLPAGGRAAVVTGSPVRDAETMFAYAISPTSVLDASAAFGSPGPAVDAGGGKRRPWCDGCAGPHGLADVLDCAHEAQRRKSVLRGAVRAQAPALVRSSSLDRRVEFGVKNKSSWLPLRASRAAAEDNDDGPSSEDYTCVISRGPNPRTVHIFGDRVVDSSACR from the coding sequence ATGAACGGCGCCGGCGCCGGCTGCGCGCAGCACGTCGGCAACTCGTCCACGGCTCCATGCGACGGCGGCAAGGGTGCTTCTGCTGTTGCTGCTTGTGCTCCGTCGTTCGCCGCGCCGAGACTGCTGCACTCGTCGTCCCTCCCCGCCGGCGGCCGCGCCGCGGTCGTCACCGGGAGTCCCGTGCGGGACGCCGAGACGATGTTCGCCTACGCCATCAGCCCGACCTCCGTGCTGGACGCGTCGGCGGCCTTCGGCTCGCCAGGCCCGGCCGTGGACGCCGGAGGGGGCAAGCGCCGGCCGTGGTGCGACGGGTGCGCGGGGCCACACGGGCTCGCTGACGTGCTGGACTGCGCCCACGAGGCCCAGCGGAGGAAGAGCGTCCTCCGGGGCGCCGTGAGGGCGCAGGCGCCGGCCCTGGTGCGGTCGTCCTCCCTGGACCGGCGCGTGGAGTTCGGCGTCAAGAACAAGAGCTCGTGGCTGCCGCTGCGCGCCTCCCGCGCGGCAGCGGAGGACAACGACGACGGGCCGTCGTCGGAGGACTACACCTGCGTCATCTCCCGCGGGCCCAACCCCAGGACGGTGCACATCTTCGGCGACCGCGTCGTGGACTCATCCGCTTGCAGGTGA